In a single window of the Coffea eugenioides isolate CCC68of chromosome 3, Ceug_1.0, whole genome shotgun sequence genome:
- the LOC113766225 gene encoding uncharacterized protein LOC113766225, which produces MPRFSRTGELIFDPEVEKIACRTRKETRQFREVHSSASSQRPESEVEPADSFGDTSSDSVQEEVLMANARTLMELAAPDLTQQPLCITFPSLSDNTSFELKSGLIHLLPSFHGLLGEEPYKHLQEFDVVCNSMKPPEITEEQIKMRAFPFSLKNSTKDWLYYLPPGSITTDRSIIDAANGEALVNKTPRAAWELIEGMTENSQQFGTREDVPMRKVNEVETSSIQQQLTELTSFVRQLAVGNASQAKVCGVCTGMGHSTDMCPMIQEKSMEQVNIAGHAPAPRDQYDPYSNTYNPGWRDHPIFSYGGNRQSNFMPSRQQEYQQQYQFRPPPPPSSASPSLEDMMKQLMAKRKCNDFKKREGNSGAELVTPKDKDEEKIEKELQAENTSTKNPVVLPDPIIDVKTNPPLFPCRLEKSKKQDKEKEILEVFRKVEINIPLLDAIKQVPKFAKFLRDLCVNRKLLRGDERIIVGENVSAVLQRNLPSKCGDPGRFTVPCRIDNTLIRNTLLDLGASINVMPKSIYVSLNLGPLKETEIIIQLADRTNAYVDGLVEDVLVKVNELIFPADFYLLDMDDDHSSDLSPSLLGRPFFSATKTKIDVNKGTLSMKFVGELVHFNIFDTMEHPVNSHPVFAIHAINLSVQEFSEFAYRDKFKFTENKYKGMETLYEVKRSRKLRKKAALKGYLDPGGGPPIFRKIELHPD; this is translated from the exons ATGCCTCGTttttctcgtacaggtgaattaATTTTCGACCCCGAGGTAGAGAAGATTGCGTGTAGaacaagaaaagagaccagACAGTTCAGAGAGGTGCACTCAAGTGCTTCATCTCAGAGACCTGAGTCAGAAGTTGAACCAGCAGATTCGTTTGGTGACACTTCGAGTGACTCGGTGCAAGAAGAAGTCCTTATGGCTAATGCACGAACATTAatggagttggctgctcctgatttaacTCAGCAGCCTTTATGCATTACTTTCCCGAGTTTGAGTGATAACACTTCATTTGAATTGAAATCGGGTCTAATTCATCTTTTACCTTCTTTTCATGGTTTATTAGGTGAGGAGCCGTATAAACATCTGCAGGAGTTTGATGTCGTGTGCAATAGTATGAAACCCCCGGAAATCACAGAAGAGCaaataaaaatgagggcattcccCTTCTCCCTGAAGAATTCAACAAAAGACTGGTTGTACTACCTACCAccaggtagtatcaccac AGACAGGAGTATCATTGATGCTGCGAATGGAGAGGCACTGGTGAACAAGACCCCTCGAGCAGCATGGGAGCTAATTGAAGGAATGACGGAGAATTCGCAGCAATTTGGTACGAGGGAGGATGTCCCGATGCGCAAGGTGAATGAAGTAGAGACATCCTCTATCCAGCAGCAGTTGACGGAGTTAACCTCGTTTGTTAGGCAACTGGCTGTAGGGAATGCATCTCAGGCCAAGGTGTGTGGGGTTTGCACTGGTATGGGTCATTCAACAGACATGTGCCCAATGATCCAAGAAAAAAGTATGGAGCAAGTGAACATAGCTGGtcacgcgcccgcgccaagagATCAATATGACCCATATTCGAACACCTACAATCCTGGTTGGAGGGACCATCCCATCTTCagttatggaggaaataggcagtCCAATTTTATGCCAAGTAGACAACAAGAGTACCAGCAGCAGTATCAATTTCGACCTCCACCACCTCCATCGAGCGCCAGTCCATCTTTAGAAGATATGATGAAACAATTGATGGCTA AACGTAAGTGCAATGACTTTAAGAAGCgggaaggaaattcaggggCCGAACTTGTGACTCCAAAGGATAAGGACGAAGAGAAGATTGAGAAAGAACTTCAGGCAGAGAATACAAGCACCAAAAATCCAGTGGTACTCCCTGACCCGATCATAGACGTTAAAACTAATCCCCCTCTATTTCCTTGCAGGTTGGAGAAATCGAAGAAGCAGGACAAGGAGAAAGAGATCCTGGAGGTGTTCCGCAAGGTAGAGATTAATATTCCTTTATTAGATGCCATCAAACAAGTGCCGAAGtttgcaaaatttttgagggacCTATGTGTCAATCGAAAGCTGCTGAGGGGAGAcgaaaggatcattgttggggaGAATGTGTCAGCAGTTCTCCAAAGGAACCTTCCATCAAAGTGCGGGGATCCAGGTAGGTTTACTGTCCCATGTAGGATAGATAACACTTTAATTAGGAATACCCTACTGGACTTAGGAGCATCGATCAACGTAATGCCTAAATCTATATATGTTTCTCTGAACCTcggtccattaaaagaaaccgagataataattcaattagctgaccgaACAAATGCATACGTTGATGGGTTGGTCGAGGATGTGTTGGTTAAAGTTAATGAATTGATATTTCCGGCTGACTTTTATTtacttgacatggatgatgatcaTTCCTCTGACCTCTCACCTTCGCTACTAGGTAGACCCTTTTTTAGTGCAACAAAGACAAAAATTGACGTTAATAAGGGTACATTGTCCATGAAATTTGTTGGAGAACtagtccactttaatatttttgatacaatggaacatcctgttaactctcacCCTGTGTTTGCTATTCATGCTATTAATCtctctgtgcaagaattttctgagtTTGCTTATAGGGACAAATTCAAATTTACTGAGAACAAGTATAAGGGGATGGAAACACTGTATGAGGTGAAAAGGAGTAGGAAATTAAGAAAGAAGGCTGCACTCAAAGGCTATTTGGATCCTGGAGGAGGGCCACCGATTTTCAGGAAAATTGAGTTACACCCAGATTGA
- the LOC113766226 gene encoding uncharacterized protein LOC113766226: protein MAISINRLESQVNGRLPSQPELNLKKVSAMTLRSGKKIQGPELVTPKDKDEEKIEKELQAKNTSTKNSVVLPDLIIDVKTNPLLFPCKLEKSKKQDKEKEILEVLRKVEINIPLLDAIKQVSKYAKFLRDLCVNRKRLRGGEKIIVRENVSAVLQKKFPSKCGDPDRFTVPCRIDNTLIRNTLLDLGASINVMPKSMYVSQNLGPLKETEIIIQLADRINAYPDGLVEDVLVKVNELIFPTDFYVLDMDDDHSPDPSPSLLGRPFFSTTQTKIDVNKEFSEFTCRDKVKFTENKYKGMKTLYEVKRSRKLRKKAALKGYLDPGGGPPISRKIELHPD from the exons ATGGCAATATCAATCAACCGTCTGGAGTCTCAAGTAAATGGAAGATTGCCATCCCAACCTGAACTGAACCTGAAGAAGGTAAGTGCAATGACTTTAAGGAGCGGGAAGAAAATTCAGGGGCCCGAACTTGTGACTCCAAAGGATAAGGACGAAGAGAAGATTGAGAAAGAACTTCAGGCAAAGAATACAAGCACCAAAAATTCAGTGGTACTCCCTGACCTAATCATAGACGTTAAAACTAATCCCCTTCTATTTCCTTGCAAGTTGGAGAAATCGAAAAAGCAGGACAAGGAGAAAGAGATCCTGGAGGTGTTACGCAAGGTAGAGATTAATATTCCCTTATTAGATGCCATCAAACAAGTGTCgaaatatgcaaaatttttgagggacCTATGTGTCAACCGAAAGCGGCTGAGGGGAGGCGAAAAAATCATTGTTAGGGAGAATGTGTCAGCAGTTCTCCAAAAGAAGTTTCCATCAAAGTGCGGGGATCCAGATAGGTTTACTGTCCCATGTAGGATAGATAACACTTTAATTAGGAATACCCTGCTGGACTTAGGAGCATCGATCAACGTAATGCCTAAATCTATGTATGTTTCTCAGAACCTtggtccattaaaagaaaccgagataataattcaattagctgaccgaATAAATGCATACCCTGATGGGTTGGTCGAGGATGTGCTGGTTAAAGTTAATGAATTGATATTCCCAACTGActtttatgtacttgacatggatgatgatcaTTCCCCTGACCCCTCACCTTCGCTACTAGGTAGACCCTTTTTTAGCACAACACAGACAAAAATTGACGTTAATAAGG aattttctgagtTTACATGTAGGGACAAAGTCAAATTTACTGAGAACAAGTATAAGGGGATGAAAACACTGTATGAGGTGAAAAGGAGTAGGAAATTAAGAAAGAAGGCTGCACTCAAAGGCTATTTGGATCCTGGAGGAGGGCCACCGATTTCCAGGAAAATTGAGTTACACCCAGATTGA